A single Thermosynechococcus vestitus BP-1 DNA region contains:
- a CDS encoding esterase-like activity of phytase family protein, which yields MHGPRLLMGILFLCLLWGCALPQVRAEERLFLNVGVEFRGEVQLAAGSQWQNTEVGGLSGLTYDWRQQQFYAISDDRQQPRFYTLEITPKTITPKGVTFLQQTNGEVSPPNTADTEGIALTPEGHLLISSEGVTATASAPWIKEFERNPGRTIRALPIPKYYLPNGPQGIRNNLGFEALTLSPTGDRLFVGVESALAQDVRPNIPIYCRLLHYLRGDVAPVLLAEHLYPLDPSEAVFNGLVELLALDNGGHFLSLERTYSPGVGHGIKLFEVSLAGATDTLGMATLPVDLGTIRPVQKRLILDFKTLGIPLTNLEGMSFGPPLADGARSLYIIGDNNFDGKTPTQVLIFALRTQH from the coding sequence ATGCATGGGCCACGCCTGCTAATGGGGATTCTGTTCCTTTGCCTACTGTGGGGCTGTGCCCTGCCCCAAGTGCGAGCGGAGGAGCGCCTGTTTCTGAATGTGGGGGTGGAATTTCGCGGCGAAGTCCAATTAGCCGCCGGCAGCCAGTGGCAAAATACTGAGGTGGGAGGGCTGTCGGGTTTGACTTACGATTGGCGTCAACAGCAGTTCTATGCCATTAGTGACGATCGCCAGCAACCTCGGTTTTACACCCTCGAAATCACTCCCAAAACCATTACCCCCAAGGGCGTCACCTTTCTCCAGCAGACAAATGGTGAGGTGTCTCCTCCCAACACCGCCGACACTGAGGGAATTGCGCTGACGCCCGAGGGACACCTGCTGATTAGCAGTGAAGGGGTAACAGCCACAGCTAGCGCGCCCTGGATCAAGGAGTTTGAGCGCAACCCTGGACGAACCATTAGAGCCCTACCCATTCCCAAATACTATCTGCCCAATGGTCCGCAAGGGATTCGCAATAATCTTGGCTTTGAGGCGCTGACGCTTTCCCCGACGGGCGATCGCCTCTTTGTCGGTGTTGAATCTGCCCTTGCCCAAGATGTCCGCCCCAATATCCCGATTTACTGCCGCCTACTCCATTACCTGCGGGGGGATGTTGCCCCTGTGTTGCTGGCGGAGCATCTCTATCCATTGGATCCCTCCGAGGCGGTGTTTAATGGCCTTGTGGAACTACTTGCCCTTGACAATGGTGGCCATTTTCTCAGCTTGGAGCGCACCTACAGTCCGGGAGTGGGGCATGGCATCAAACTCTTTGAAGTATCCCTAGCAGGAGCGACCGATACCCTTGGCATGGCGACCCTGCCGGTTGATCTGGGCACCATCCGCCCTGTGCAGAAACGTCTGATTTTGGATTTCAAGACCCTAGGAATTCCCCTGACCAATTTGGAGGGGATGAGTTTTGGCCCCCCCTTGGCTGATGGGGCGCGATCGCTCTATATCATTGGCGATAACAACTTTGATGGCAAAACGCCGACTCAAGTACTGATTTTTGCCCTGCGCACCCAACACTAA
- a CDS encoding Tic22 family protein: MKRLAHLGVLAGLVSSLWLAPAIGRYGTATALPEEQVLQILNNVPVFMITNDKGEPLTFEIPNPQDQNKKTQVFTFFISQKDAEGALNAIKTQRPEIGGVARISAAALSGAVKIALESRKNPVVGVDIIPSKPQLEAAVNLLKQSGDLVERDGKILTKEGKPFRGGTPLFFLADSKTGNPIAVEAQVRENGQTRTQRFIPFYFDKMQLQREVDQARQQRPELVKDTGIRVVMLDNLVATMLSTNDPVAGQIQLVQTPEAIQFALQQSGGNNAQRPNQANQPASPQRPNQQGGGQGTNRNR, from the coding sequence ATGAAAAGATTGGCACACTTGGGTGTTTTGGCCGGTTTAGTGAGTAGCCTGTGGCTCGCCCCCGCTATTGGCCGCTACGGGACTGCCACCGCCTTGCCGGAAGAACAGGTGCTGCAGATTCTCAACAATGTGCCCGTTTTTATGATCACCAACGACAAAGGGGAGCCGCTGACATTTGAAATCCCTAACCCCCAAGATCAAAATAAGAAAACCCAAGTGTTTACCTTCTTTATTAGTCAGAAAGATGCTGAAGGCGCCCTCAATGCCATCAAAACGCAGCGGCCCGAGATTGGTGGTGTGGCGCGGATTTCTGCGGCTGCCCTCAGTGGTGCGGTGAAAATTGCCCTCGAAAGCCGAAAAAATCCTGTTGTTGGCGTGGACATTATCCCCTCAAAACCCCAACTGGAAGCGGCAGTCAATCTGCTCAAACAAAGTGGTGATTTGGTCGAGCGCGATGGCAAAATTCTGACCAAGGAGGGCAAACCGTTCAGAGGCGGTACTCCCCTCTTTTTCCTAGCGGATAGCAAAACAGGCAACCCCATTGCCGTAGAAGCACAAGTGCGCGAAAACGGCCAGACCCGCACGCAGCGGTTTATTCCCTTTTACTTTGATAAAATGCAACTCCAACGGGAAGTGGATCAAGCCCGTCAGCAGCGACCGGAACTGGTGAAGGATACGGGTATCCGCGTTGTCATGCTGGATAATTTGGTGGCAACCATGCTAAGCACCAACGATCCCGTGGCGGGTCAAATTCAACTGGTACAAACCCCTGAGGCGATTCAGTTTGCCCTGCAACAGAGCGGTGGCAATAATGCCCAGCGCCCAAACCAAGCGAATCAACCCGCTTCTCCCCAACGCCCAAATCAACAGGGGGGCGGTCAAGGTACAAATCGCAACCGCTAA
- a CDS encoding CorA family divalent cation transporter encodes MIFIPLTFIIAIYGMNVDPDASHWNMPELGWYWGYPARWVLMLTSRAVYFSFSGARAGSKVLPVCNP; translated from the coding sequence ATGATTTTCATACCACTAACGTTTATTATCGCTATCTATGGCATGAACGTTGATCCCGATGCCTCTCACTGGAATATGCCGGAATTGGGGTGGTATTGGGGCTATCCGGCCCGCTGGGTCCTCATGCTCACATCGCGGGCAGTTTATTTTTCTTTTTCTGGCGCAAGGGCTGGTTCAAAAGTGCTACCCGTTTGCAATCCCTAG
- a CDS encoding CorA family divalent cation transporter, which yields MNENEQGFYTEQVSFVLGQQVLLTVQEEPERACFEMVRQRIRTSRGIIRRYGPDDLADALLDAIIDGFYPVREDYGKRIEALEDAVVTHPSPAILEEVHQVRRELLALRRAIWPQRDAINAMIRDPSALLSQEVPIYRRDRYDHAIQMPDRGETYRELAASLMEVYLSSVGNQMNEMMKILTIIFDDFHTTNVYYRYLWHER from the coding sequence ATGAACGAAAATGAACAGGGCTTTTATACCGAACAGGTGAGCTTTGTCTTGGGGCAACAGGTCTTGCTCACCGTTCAAGAAGAACCCGAACGGGCCTGTTTTGAGATGGTGCGGCAGCGGATTCGGACAAGTCGTGGCATTATTCGCCGCTACGGCCCTGATGATCTGGCCGATGCCCTCCTTGATGCAATTATTGATGGCTTTTATCCGGTGCGGGAGGACTATGGCAAGCGTATTGAGGCGCTAGAGGATGCTGTTGTTACCCATCCCAGTCCCGCCATTCTCGAAGAAGTCCACCAAGTGCGCCGCGAATTACTGGCACTGCGCCGTGCCATTTGGCCGCAACGGGATGCTATCAATGCCATGATTCGAGATCCCAGCGCCCTCCTCTCGCAGGAAGTGCCTATCTATCGGCGGGACCGTTATGACCATGCAATTCAGATGCCAGATAGGGGGGAAACCTACCGTGAACTGGCGGCCAGTTTGATGGAGGTGTATCTTTCCTCCGTTGGCAATCAAATGAACGAAATGATGAAAATTCTGACGATCATTTTCGATGATTTTCATACCACTAACGTTTATTATCGCTATCTATGGCATGAACGTTGA
- the tnpA gene encoding IS200/IS605 family transposase — protein MSSHLRKGRQSVTDLKIHLVCVTKYRRPVLSAEGLELIEKSFREVAMKMDFQILEFNGEEDHVHALIEYPPKLSVSQIVNALKGVSSRRYGKAALPKPHEESLWSPSYFAASVGGALLEVLKEYMRNQKKPS, from the coding sequence ATGTCAAGTCATCTTCGTAAAGGAAGGCAAAGCGTTACGGACCTAAAGATTCATTTGGTATGCGTGACTAAGTATCGTCGGCCAGTCCTTAGCGCTGAGGGATTAGAGCTGATCGAGAAATCGTTTCGAGAAGTTGCCATGAAGATGGATTTCCAGATTCTTGAATTTAACGGCGAGGAAGACCATGTCCATGCGCTAATTGAGTACCCTCCTAAACTTTCTGTTTCGCAGATTGTAAATGCGCTTAAAGGTGTATCTAGTCGTCGATATGGAAAAGCTGCACTACCAAAACCCCATGAAGAATCACTTTGGAGCCCTAGTTATTTTGCGGCATCTGTTGGAGGAGCACTGTTAGAGGTGCTTAAGGAATACATGAGAAATCAAAAAAAGCCGTCCTAA
- a CDS encoding RNA-guided endonuclease InsQ/TnpB family protein — protein sequence MKARYRYRFYPTDQQRQRLAQLFGCVRVVWNDALEICKKSDKLPKTSELQKLVITQAKKTPERQWLSDVSNVPLQQSVADLGVAYKNFFDSIKGRRKGKKVNPPRFKKKTERQSARFTTCGFSIKGEEVYLAKIGNIRPIWSRKLPSKPSSVTVIKDAANRYFLSFVVEIDPVDQPATNPSIGIDLGIKAFATLSTGEKIDGPDYSKLDKKIRRKQRKLARQVKGSKRREKTRLQIAKLHSRISDIRRDFLHKLSTRVVIESQVITLEDLNVSGMVKNRKLARAISLQGWREFRVLVEAKCKKLNREFIVIDRWEPTSQTCSKCGFKWGKIDLSVRSVVCINCGAEHDRDENAARNIEKVGIGHCHDYKWTQRGSKTTSVASPSEASRIIAL from the coding sequence ATGAAAGCTAGATATAGATATCGTTTCTATCCCACAGACCAACAAAGACAACGCCTAGCTCAGTTGTTTGGGTGTGTCCGTGTGGTATGGAACGATGCACTGGAAATCTGCAAGAAATCTGATAAATTGCCAAAAACTAGTGAATTGCAAAAGCTAGTAATTACCCAAGCAAAGAAAACACCAGAGCGGCAATGGTTGTCTGATGTTTCTAATGTCCCGTTACAGCAGTCTGTTGCCGATTTAGGAGTTGCCTATAAAAACTTCTTCGATTCAATTAAAGGTCGGCGAAAAGGCAAAAAGGTCAACCCTCCTAGATTTAAAAAGAAGACAGAAAGACAATCCGCCAGATTTACTACCTGTGGATTTTCAATTAAAGGCGAAGAAGTTTATCTGGCGAAGATTGGTAACATCAGACCAATTTGGTCAAGAAAGCTTCCTTCTAAACCAAGCTCAGTTACGGTGATTAAAGATGCTGCAAATCGATATTTTCTCAGTTTTGTGGTCGAGATCGATCCAGTTGATCAACCTGCAACTAACCCTTCTATCGGCATTGATTTGGGAATTAAAGCGTTTGCTACTTTAAGTACAGGCGAAAAGATTGATGGCCCTGATTATTCGAAGCTAGACAAAAAGATCAGGCGAAAACAACGCAAACTTGCCCGTCAAGTTAAAGGAAGCAAACGACGCGAGAAAACAAGACTGCAAATCGCTAAGCTTCATAGTCGGATTTCAGATATTCGCAGGGATTTCTTGCATAAATTGTCTACCCGCGTGGTTATCGAGAGCCAAGTGATCACGCTGGAAGACTTGAATGTCTCTGGAATGGTGAAGAACCGCAAACTCGCTAGAGCAATTAGCTTGCAAGGTTGGCGAGAATTCAGGGTTTTAGTTGAGGCTAAGTGCAAAAAACTAAACCGTGAGTTCATTGTCATTGATCGATGGGAGCCAACCAGTCAGACTTGCTCAAAATGCGGTTTTAAATGGGGCAAAATCGATCTATCCGTTCGCTCTGTTGTATGCATAAACTGCGGCGCAGAGCATGATAGAGACGAAAATGCCGCAAGAAACATAGAGAAAGTCGGGATAGGGCATTGCCACGACTATAAATGGACGCAGAGGGGGAGTAAGACTACTTCGGTAGCATCACCCAGTGAAGCGTCAAGAATCATCGCACTTTAG
- the uvrB gene encoding excinuclease ABC subunit UvrB: MTSTPFRIHAPFEPTGDQPQAIQKLVAGVQAGHRFQTLLGATGTGKTHTIARVIEALGRPTLVLAHNKTLAAQLCNELRSFFPENAVEYFISYYDYYQPEAYIPVTDTYIEKSASINEEIDMLRHSATRSLFERRDVIVVASISCIYGLGIPAEYLKAAIPLEVGRETELRQLLRQLATIQYTRNDVELGRGRFRVRGDVLEIGPAYEDRIIRVEFFGDEIEAIRYVDPLTGETLQSVERLNIYPAKHFVTPAERLEAACVAIEAELQAQVANLEAQNKLLEAQRLSQRTRYDLEMLRQVGYCNGVENYSRHLAGRAAGEPPECLIDYFPENWLLVVDESHVTVPQIRGMYNGDQARKKVLIDHGFRLPSAADNRPLKPEEFWQKVQQCIFVSATPGDWELAVSTQVVEQIIRPTGVVDPEIFVRPTQGQVDDLYGEIRLRCDRQERVLVTTLTKRMAEDLTEYFQERGVRVRYLHSEINAIERIEILEALRQGDFDVLIGVNLLREGLDLPEVSLVAILDADKEGFLRAERSLIQTIGRAARHVRGQAILYADTLTESMQKAIQETERRRAIQLAYNQAHGIIPQPIVKKTSNAILAFLDVSRRLNAESVPVLSSQTLQDLSLEDIPPLIQDLEAKMKAAAQELAFEEAARYRDQIKRLRDRLVGHP, encoded by the coding sequence ATGACCAGCACTCCCTTCCGTATTCACGCTCCCTTTGAACCCACGGGGGATCAACCCCAAGCCATTCAAAAACTGGTTGCCGGAGTACAGGCAGGACATCGCTTCCAAACGCTGCTAGGAGCAACGGGTACAGGCAAAACCCACACGATCGCCCGCGTTATCGAGGCCCTTGGCCGCCCCACCCTTGTTTTGGCCCACAACAAAACCTTGGCGGCGCAACTGTGCAATGAACTGCGCTCATTCTTTCCCGAAAATGCCGTTGAGTACTTTATCTCCTACTACGACTACTATCAACCGGAGGCCTACATTCCCGTTACCGATACCTACATCGAAAAAAGTGCCTCTATCAATGAGGAAATTGATATGCTGCGCCACTCCGCCACCCGTTCCCTCTTTGAACGGCGGGATGTGATTGTGGTGGCCTCGATTAGCTGCATCTACGGTTTGGGAATTCCCGCAGAGTACCTAAAAGCCGCGATTCCCCTAGAGGTGGGCAGAGAAACGGAGCTGCGGCAACTGCTGCGGCAGCTCGCCACGATTCAATACACTCGCAACGATGTCGAACTGGGGCGGGGTCGCTTCCGCGTAAGGGGGGATGTGCTTGAGATTGGTCCTGCCTATGAGGATCGCATCATTCGCGTAGAGTTTTTTGGGGATGAAATTGAAGCGATTCGCTATGTCGATCCCCTGACGGGGGAAACCTTGCAAAGTGTGGAGCGCCTGAATATTTATCCGGCGAAGCACTTTGTCACCCCTGCGGAACGCCTGGAAGCGGCCTGCGTGGCCATTGAAGCGGAACTCCAAGCCCAGGTGGCTAACTTGGAAGCCCAAAATAAACTCCTTGAGGCACAACGTCTGAGTCAACGTACCCGCTATGACTTGGAAATGCTGCGGCAGGTGGGCTACTGCAACGGTGTGGAAAACTACTCCCGCCATCTCGCAGGGCGGGCAGCGGGGGAACCGCCAGAGTGTTTAATTGATTATTTTCCTGAGAATTGGCTCTTGGTGGTGGATGAGTCCCATGTAACGGTGCCACAGATTCGCGGCATGTACAATGGCGACCAAGCCCGCAAAAAAGTGCTGATCGATCACGGCTTTCGCTTGCCCAGTGCGGCGGATAATCGCCCCCTGAAGCCGGAGGAATTTTGGCAGAAGGTGCAGCAGTGCATCTTTGTTTCAGCCACGCCTGGGGATTGGGAATTGGCGGTGTCCACACAGGTAGTGGAGCAAATTATCCGTCCCACGGGGGTTGTGGATCCAGAAATTTTTGTCCGCCCCACCCAAGGGCAAGTGGATGATCTGTATGGGGAGATTCGCCTGCGGTGCGATCGCCAAGAGCGGGTGCTGGTGACCACCCTCACGAAGCGGATGGCGGAGGATTTAACTGAGTACTTCCAGGAGCGGGGGGTACGGGTGCGCTATCTGCACTCGGAAATCAACGCCATTGAGCGCATTGAGATTCTCGAAGCCCTACGCCAAGGGGACTTTGATGTCCTGATTGGGGTCAACCTGCTGCGGGAGGGATTAGATTTGCCGGAGGTGTCCCTCGTGGCGATTCTGGATGCGGATAAAGAAGGCTTCCTGCGGGCGGAGCGATCGCTCATTCAAACCATTGGCCGTGCTGCGCGGCACGTACGTGGACAGGCTATTCTCTATGCGGATACCCTCACAGAGAGTATGCAAAAAGCCATCCAAGAAACGGAGCGCCGCCGCGCCATTCAACTGGCCTACAACCAAGCCCATGGCATTATCCCCCAGCCCATTGTCAAGAAAACCAGTAACGCCATCTTGGCCTTTTTGGATGTGTCTCGCCGCCTCAACGCCGAGTCAGTGCCTGTCTTATCTTCCCAAACCCTACAGGACCTGAGCCTAGAGGACATCCCTCCACTGATCCAAGACCTTGAAGCGAAAATGAAGGCAGCTGCTCAAGAATTGGCCTTTGAGGAAGCCGCCCGCTACCGCGATCAAATTAAGCGTTTGCGCGATCGCCTTGTGGGGCACCCCTAA
- the apcB gene encoding allophycocyanin subunit beta codes for MRDAVTTLIKNYDSTGRYLDRDAVDRLRSYFNSGAARVKAAAVINANAAAIVKEAASALFTEQPELIQPGGNAYTTRRYATCLRDMDYYLRYASYAIVAGDVDVLNERVLEGLRETYNSLGVPIGPTVRGIQIMKEIVRDRVAAAGIEDTGIVEQPFDYMCRQLSEVNI; via the coding sequence ATGCGTGATGCCGTCACCACACTAATTAAAAACTATGACTCCACCGGTCGCTACCTCGATCGCGATGCTGTTGACAGGTTGCGCTCCTACTTTAATTCCGGTGCGGCACGGGTGAAGGCGGCAGCAGTGATCAATGCCAATGCCGCAGCCATCGTTAAGGAAGCGGCTTCTGCCCTCTTCACCGAGCAGCCGGAACTGATTCAACCCGGCGGCAATGCCTACACCACACGCCGCTACGCCACCTGCCTACGGGATATGGACTACTACCTGCGCTATGCCAGCTATGCCATTGTGGCCGGGGATGTGGATGTCCTCAACGAGCGTGTCCTCGAAGGTTTGCGAGAAACCTACAACTCCCTTGGCGTACCCATTGGACCAACGGTGCGCGGCATTCAAATCATGAAAGAGATTGTGCGCGATCGCGTGGCCGCTGCTGGCATTGAAGACACTGGCATTGTCGAGCAGCCCTTTGACTACATGTGCCGCCAACTCAGTGAAGTGAATATCTGA
- the ispF gene encoding 2-C-methyl-D-erythritol 2,4-cyclodiphosphate synthase, translating into MKIRIGNGYDIHRLVPERPLILGGIRLEHACGLLGHSDADVLTHAIMDALLGALSLGDIGHYFPPSDPQWAGADSQVLLAKVAALIAERGWRVGNIDAVVVAERPKLKPYLDPMRDRLATTLGIDRDQISIKATTNEKLGPVGREEGIAAYAVALLQSGM; encoded by the coding sequence ATGAAGATCCGCATTGGCAATGGTTATGACATTCACCGGCTGGTTCCGGAGCGGCCCTTGATTTTAGGCGGCATCAGGCTAGAGCACGCCTGTGGACTCTTGGGACACAGCGATGCCGATGTCCTCACCCACGCAATTATGGATGCCCTCTTGGGGGCCCTCAGTCTTGGGGATATTGGTCATTACTTTCCCCCCAGTGATCCGCAGTGGGCAGGAGCAGATAGTCAAGTGCTGCTGGCAAAAGTGGCCGCACTCATCGCCGAGCGGGGCTGGCGGGTGGGCAATATCGATGCTGTCGTGGTGGCGGAGCGTCCAAAGTTGAAACCTTACCTCGATCCGATGCGCGATCGCCTAGCAACCACCCTAGGGATTGATCGCGATCAAATTAGTATTAAAGCCACCACCAATGAAAAACTAGGCCCTGTGGGACGGGAAGAGGGCATTGCTGCCTATGCGGTGGCGCTCCTCCAGTCAGGGATGTAG
- a CDS encoding pentapeptide repeat-containing protein: MMIKGHSNPVVSDRLRGGKHLWNEWRRIYPQLTVDFSEMNLTGMDLRGYDLRGCNLSRACLREVNLAQGDLRFANLYGADLTAANFDDADCRGALFLKTVGDRATAQRANFQLANLQYARFTYADFSWATLEQADCRHSNWCEADLSHARAAASNFSFALLMGASLNEATLRFAQLVQASLEGVQAYRCNFYAANLAAAGLTRGYFSHALFVRANLSHATCRWANFRHANLQQSQCEQTDFHYSLYVT, encoded by the coding sequence ATGATGATCAAAGGGCACTCCAATCCGGTAGTGAGCGATCGCCTGCGGGGGGGAAAACACCTCTGGAACGAATGGCGGCGAATTTATCCTCAGCTTACTGTAGATTTCAGCGAAATGAATCTTACGGGTATGGATTTGCGGGGCTATGACCTGCGGGGCTGTAATCTCAGCCGTGCCTGTTTGCGGGAGGTGAACCTTGCCCAGGGGGATTTACGCTTTGCCAATTTGTATGGGGCGGATCTGACGGCGGCTAACTTCGATGATGCGGATTGCCGAGGGGCGTTGTTCTTAAAAACTGTGGGCGATCGCGCCACTGCCCAGCGGGCCAATTTTCAACTGGCTAACTTGCAGTACGCCCGTTTTACCTATGCCGATTTCTCTTGGGCCACCCTTGAGCAGGCGGATTGTCGCCACAGCAATTGGTGCGAAGCGGATCTTAGCCATGCCCGTGCGGCAGCTAGCAACTTTTCCTTTGCCCTGCTGATGGGTGCTAGCCTCAATGAAGCAACGCTGCGGTTTGCACAATTGGTGCAGGCTTCCCTTGAGGGGGTTCAGGCCTATCGCTGCAACTTCTATGCCGCCAACTTAGCCGCTGCGGGGCTGACGCGGGGGTATTTTTCCCACGCCCTTTTTGTCCGGGCCAACCTCAGTCATGCCACCTGTCGCTGGGCAAATTTTCGCCATGCCAATCTTCAGCAAAGCCAGTGTGAGCAAACGGACTTTCACTACAGCCTGTATGTTACCTAG
- a CDS encoding LysR family transcriptional regulator — MKQATLHQLKVFEVTARHGSFTRAAEELFLTQPTVSIQMKQLTRVVGMPLFEQVGKRLYLTEAGKELLATCQDIFERLERFEMAIANLKGLKQGHLRLCVITTAKYVIPRLLGPFCQRYPGIDVALTVTNHEQVVERIRGNMDDLYIPSYPPDNVDVECHRFLDNPLVVVAPSHHRLSGRTKIPIQELAGEPFIMREQGSGTRQAVEKLFAEHGVSINIRLELGSNESIKQAIAGGLGISVLSHHCLALDRESSQLTILDVEHFPIQRHWHLVYPAGKQLSVVAQAFFDYVRTEGREMIESSLTYPAAPAKELNPV, encoded by the coding sequence TTGAAACAAGCAACCCTACATCAGCTTAAGGTTTTTGAGGTCACTGCTCGCCACGGAAGTTTTACCCGCGCTGCCGAGGAACTCTTTCTGACGCAGCCCACCGTGTCGATTCAAATGAAGCAGTTGACCCGGGTCGTTGGTATGCCCCTCTTTGAGCAAGTGGGCAAACGGCTCTATCTCACAGAAGCTGGCAAGGAACTGCTGGCCACCTGCCAAGATATCTTTGAACGCCTTGAGCGCTTTGAAATGGCCATTGCCAATCTCAAGGGTCTCAAGCAGGGACACCTGCGGCTGTGTGTCATTACCACGGCCAAATACGTGATTCCGCGGCTGCTGGGACCCTTTTGCCAGCGCTATCCAGGGATTGATGTGGCGTTGACCGTCACCAACCACGAGCAGGTGGTGGAGCGTATCCGAGGCAATATGGACGATCTCTATATCCCCAGTTACCCGCCAGACAATGTGGATGTGGAGTGCCACCGCTTTTTGGATAATCCCTTAGTGGTGGTTGCCCCCAGTCACCATCGCCTCAGTGGCCGCACTAAAATCCCGATCCAAGAGCTGGCGGGAGAACCCTTTATTATGCGGGAGCAGGGATCGGGCACCCGCCAAGCGGTGGAGAAGCTCTTTGCGGAGCACGGTGTGTCAATTAATATCCGCCTTGAACTGGGGAGTAACGAGTCCATTAAGCAGGCGATCGCTGGTGGCTTGGGAATTTCTGTCCTGTCTCACCACTGCTTAGCCCTTGACCGCGAATCCAGCCAGTTGACGATTCTCGATGTCGAACATTTCCCGATTCAGCGGCACTGGCATCTGGTCTATCCCGCTGGCAAACAACTGTCGGTGGTGGCCCAGGCTTTCTTTGACTATGTGCGTACCGAGGGGCGGGAGATGATTGAATCGAGTCTTACCTATCCGGCAGCACCGGCCAAGGAACTCAACCCCGTCTAG
- a CDS encoding alpha/beta hydrolase: protein MATLEFLTFPDPAIAADHTLLLLHGWGANAADLISLGPLLAPHAQIYAAEAPFPHPYVAQGRMWYDLNQHNALSGSLLLDEQATDLATSEAALREWIASLPIDLRRTILGGFSQGGALTLAVGLRLPLAGLLVFSGYLVRPPVVTATSPPVLMIHGTADPVVPFASAQASWQALQTAGVKGVFHALPMAHEINGEAIAIARQFIEQTLPKINSD from the coding sequence ATGGCAACCCTAGAATTTCTGACCTTTCCCGATCCAGCGATCGCGGCAGATCACACCCTCCTGTTGCTCCACGGTTGGGGGGCCAATGCCGCAGACCTGATTTCCCTTGGCCCCTTGCTGGCTCCCCACGCCCAGATCTACGCAGCGGAAGCCCCCTTTCCCCATCCCTATGTGGCTCAAGGGCGGATGTGGTATGACCTGAATCAGCACAATGCCCTCAGTGGCTCATTACTGCTTGATGAGCAAGCCACGGATCTAGCCACCAGTGAAGCGGCACTGCGGGAGTGGATTGCCAGCTTGCCCATTGACCTCAGGCGCACAATTTTAGGGGGATTCTCCCAAGGGGGAGCCCTGACATTGGCGGTGGGCTTAAGGTTGCCCTTGGCGGGGTTATTAGTCTTTAGCGGCTATTTAGTCCGGCCACCAGTAGTGACAGCCACCTCACCACCGGTGCTGATGATCCATGGCACAGCGGATCCTGTGGTGCCCTTTGCCAGTGCCCAAGCCAGTTGGCAGGCTCTGCAAACCGCCGGAGTGAAGGGAGTATTTCATGCCCTACCGATGGCCCATGAAATTAACGGGGAGGCGATCGCCATCGCTCGCCAGTTTATCGAGCAGACCCTGCCTAAAATCAACTCAGATTGA
- a CDS encoding diacylglycerol/polyprenol kinase family protein: protein MFWAGIWVTGWLGLVLLIAELIHAWFPNAKEWSRKVVHIGAGQVILIAYALGVPTRWGIIAAAIAGMVTLLSYRVSIFPSISGVGRQSWGTFFYAVSIGILMALFWKTLPELAVLGILVMAWGDGLAALVGIHWGRHPLPGTSKSWEGTLTMFWVSTLVAALSLTPIAALESLWIAPFVGVGATLLELIAWRGMDNLTVPIGSALLAYGLLNLS from the coding sequence ATGTTCTGGGCAGGAATTTGGGTCACAGGTTGGCTAGGCTTGGTGCTGTTAATTGCAGAACTGATCCACGCTTGGTTTCCCAACGCCAAGGAATGGTCACGGAAAGTGGTTCACATTGGTGCAGGTCAAGTCATCCTGATTGCCTACGCCCTCGGCGTACCCACGCGTTGGGGAATTATAGCCGCAGCGATCGCTGGTATGGTCACACTGCTGTCGTACCGCGTATCGATCTTTCCCAGTATTAGTGGCGTGGGGCGACAAAGCTGGGGCACCTTTTTTTATGCGGTGAGTATTGGCATATTAATGGCTCTCTTTTGGAAGACGCTGCCGGAACTGGCGGTGCTGGGAATTTTAGTGATGGCTTGGGGAGATGGCTTGGCCGCCCTTGTGGGCATTCACTGGGGACGCCATCCCTTGCCGGGAACCAGTAAAAGCTGGGAAGGAACTCTGACAATGTTTTGGGTGAGTACTCTGGTCGCAGCGCTTTCCCTCACGCCCATTGCCGCTTTGGAGTCCCTCTGGATTGCCCCTTTCGTGGGTGTGGGTGCAACCCTGTTGGAACTGATTGCTTGGCGAGGGATGGATAATCTGACTGTTCCGATCGGTAGCGCTTTGCTTGCCTATGGGTTACTCAATCTGAGTTGA